Part of the Aurantiacibacter aquimixticola genome, TCGTCATCGGGGCGAGCCTCGCAACTGCCATCGTCGGCCTATCGCCAATCGTGGGTGCGCTCATTGCGGGCCTGCTGATTGCGGAAACCGAGTATCACACCGAAGTCGAGGGTATCATGGAGCCCTTCAAGGGCCTTGCCCTCGGCGTGTTCCTGATCACCATCGGCATGGGCATCGATATCGAAACCATCTGGGACAATCTCTGGATGATCGCCTCAGCCGTAATCGGCGTGCTGACATTGAAGGCTGTCGTCACGGGCGTCCTGCTGCGCCTGATGGGGGCGCGGCCCGCAACCGCGACAGAGACCGGCATCCTGATGGCCAGTCCGTCCGAAACGTCGCTCATCGTCCTGGCCGCAGCGGCGAGCGCCATGTTGATCCAGCCCGGCACGGCGCAGTTCTGGCAGATCGTCACTGCTATCGGCCTCACCGTCACGCCGCTGCTGGCGATGCTCGGCAAGCGAGTCGCCCGTTCCGTCGATCCTGCGCCGACGCTGGACGAGCTGGGCGGCGATGAGAATGCGCCGCGCGTGGTGATCGTCGGCCTGGGCCGGGTCGGCAGGCTGGTCGCGCAGATGCTGCAGAAGCATGACAGGGCCTATGTCGCGATCGATTCCGATCCCGACCTGATCGAGCAAGCCCGGCGGGAAGGCTATTATGCGGTGTTCGGCAATGCCTTGCGAGAAGACGCGCTCGACAAGCTGGGATTGGACCGCGCGCCCGCCGTCATCCTGACGATGGACGAGCATGTGCTCGCCCAGCGTATGGTCCGCAAACTGCGCGCCGCCCATCCCGAATTGCCGATCATCGCCCGCGCGCGCGACAGCTTCCATGCGGCGGAGCTCTATCGCAGCGGTGCGAGCACGGCGGTGCCGGAGACGCTGGAAAGTTCGCTACAGCTATCGGAAGCGGCGCTGGTCGATATCGGCGTGCCGATGGGCCCGGTGATCGCCTCGATCCACGAGAAACGGGACGAGTTCCGTGATCAGATCCGCGAAGAGGGCGCGCTCGAACACAAGCCGAAATTGCGCACGAGCACAGCGGAAAGCTGACGCTTCTCGGAAACTTGCAGTGTCGCAAGCGTTGGCAGGGTGAAGGAGATTTACCCGATGAGCGACAAGATCGATCCCACCAAGCCGCTTCCCAATAGCGAGAAGTTCAAGCCGAAGAGCGTTGCCAGCGACGATGCGCATGGCCGCCTCGAACGGAACATGAAGGATGTGCCGCGCGGCAGCGATGGCGACCGCCGCCGGGCTGCGTCCAACCGCGTCGGCTAAGCCGCCGTCACTCGACTTACGAACGGCGCTCGTCAGGCATTCACGCTGGCGAGCGCTTTTCGTATAGCTGCAATGGCGTCGTCAGCCTTGTCGCCGTCCGGACCGCCGCCTTGCGCCATGTCGGGCCGACCGCCGCCGCCCTTGCCGCCGACCGCCTCGACACCCTTGCGCACCAGATCGACGGCGCTGAAGCGATCCTTCAGATCGTCCGTCACGCCAACGGCGACTGCCGCCTTGCCTTCATTGACCGCTACAATGGCAGCGACACCGGAGCCGAGGCGTGCCTTCGCACCATCCAGCAGACCGCGAAGCTCTTTCGGGTTCATGCCTTCGAGCACTTGGCCCGAGAACGCCACCCCGCCGACATCCTCAATCGCCTGCTCTCCGGATGCAGATGTCCCGCCTCCAAGGGCCAGTTGCTTCTTCGCGTCGGCGAGCTCGCGCTCGAGCCGTTTGCGCTCGTCCACCAATGCGGCGACGCGCGCTTCGACTTCGTCCGGAGAGGTCTTCAGCGTTGCGGCGACCGACTTGAGCGCCTCTTCCCGACGCACCACCCATTCGCGCGCGGCTTCGCCGGTAAGTGCCTCGATCCGCCGCACGCCAGACGAAACGGCGCTCTCGCCGATGATGCGGAAAAGACCGATGTCGCCCGTGGCGCGAACATGCGTACCGCCGCAAAGCTCTACCGAATAAGTTCGGCCTTCCCTGCCGGATGTCGCAGACCCGATGGACAATACGCGCACCTCGTCGCCGTATTTCTCCCCGAACAGCGCCATCGCGCCCGCTTCGATCGCGTCGTCCGGGCTCATTAACCGCGTCACGACCTCGTCATTCGAGCGTATCTCTGCGTTTACCTCGGCTTCGATAGAAGCGATTTCCGAAGGTGTGAGCGGCTTGGGGTGCGAGAAGTCGAAACGCAGGCGATCCTCCGCCACGAGCGACCCCTTCTGGGTGACATGGTCGCCGAGATGATTGCGCAACGCCGCGTGGACCAGATGCGTTGCCGAGTGGTTGGCCCGAATGGCATCGCGGCGCGCGGCGTCGATGGCCAGATGGACGGTGTCGCCGACGGCAATCCGCCCCGAAGCAATCGTCCCATGATGGGCGTGCAAGCGGCCTAGCGGCTTCGATGCGTCCGACACGGTCATTTCCAGGCGATTGTCACCGGTGATCACACCGATATCGCCCATCTGTCCGCCGCTTTCACCATAGAAGGGCGTCTGATTGGTCAGCACGATGACATCCTGCCCGGCATCGGCCGACTGCACTTCCTTGCCATCGATGACCAGCGCGACGACGCGGCCCTCGCCCTCGGTCGCCGCATATCCGGTAAATTCGCTCGCGCCTTCGCGCTCGGCGATGTCGAACCACAATTCCTGATCCGCCGCGCCGCCGGAGCCTTTCCAGGCTGCCCGCGCCGCAGCCTTTTGCTGCTCCATCGCGGCATCGAACCCCTCGCGATCGACCCCGACATTGCGATCGCGCAGAGCATCTTCCGTCAGATCGTAAGGGAAACCGTAAGTATCGTAGAGCTTGAACGCGGTCTCGCCTGAGAGTTCGTCACCCTCGCCGAGATCGGCGCTCGCATCGTCGAGCAGGCGCAAGCCCTTTTCCAAGGTCTGCCGAAAGCGCGATTCCTCCCGCTCCAGCACTTCTGTGATGAGCGGCTGCGCGCGAGAGAGATCCGGATAGGCCTGTCCCATTTCGCCAACGAGCGTCGGCACGAGACGGTGCATCAACGGCTCCGACGCGCCCAGCAGATGCGCATGACGCATGGCCCGCCGCATGATCCGGCGCAGGACATATCCGCGCCCCTCATTCGACGGCAGAACGCCATCTGCGATGAGGAAACTTGTCGACCGCAGGTGATCGGCAATCACGCGATGGCTTGCGATGGTGCCGTCAGCGATCGGCGCCCCGGCAAACTCCTCGCTGGCTTCGATCAGTGTCTTGAACATGTCCGTTTCGAACACGTTGTGGACCCCCTGCAATACGGTGGCCATGCGTTCGAGACCCATGCCGGTATCTATGCTCGGCCGCGGCAGGTCGCCGGTGATCTCGTCCGCTTCCTGCATGTGCTGCATGAAGACGAGGTTCCAGATCTCGACGAACCGGTCCCCATCCTCATCCGGCGATCCCGGCGGGCCACCAGGCACATCGGGTCCATGATCCCAGAAGATTTCCGAGCAAGGCCCGCATGGCCCATCCGACCCCATCGCCCAGAAATTGTCCTTCGTCGCGATGCGGATGATCCGATCTTCGGGAAGGCCTGCAATCTTGCGCCACAGGTCGGAGGCTTCGTCATCCGTGTGATAGACGGTGACGATCAGGCGATCCTTGGCGAGGCCCATTTCCTTGGTAACCAGACCCCAAGCGAGCTCGATGGCGCGCTCCTTGAAGTAGTCGCCGAAGCTGAAATTGCCCAGCATTTCGAAGAAAGTCAGGTGCCGGGCCGTATAGCCGACATTGTCGAGATCGTTGTGCTTGCCGCCGGCGCGTACGCATTTCTGGCTGCTCGTGGCGCGCTGCGCGGGCGGTGTCTCGACGCCGGTAAACACGTTCTTGAACGGCACCATGCCCGCATTAACGAACATGAGGCTCGGATCGTTATACGGAACGAGGGGCGCGGACGGCACCACCTCGTGGTCGGCGGCGTCGAAATAGCCGAGAAATGCACGGCGGATGTCGTTGGTCGAATGCATCATCGCGAGTTAGGCGCTGCGGCGCGTGGCGACAAGCGCATTGCGCCGTTCGCAGTGATGGAGATCGGCGATCAGATTTTGCGGGCGGAGACGATCCATGCGGCGGCCGGAAGTGCCACAATACCGTCATAGCAATACCGTTCTGCCAGGTTGAGGGCACGATCGCGGAAGCGCGCATGGGCAGCGGCGTCCATCTGGGCGGCGGCCTTTGCAGCGGGACCGATGCGGGTGAAATAGCAGACCGCATCCTCGACCGCGTTCTCACCGGTGCCGACGATCATCGGGAAATCGAACGGCTCGAGGCGGACATCGCCCCATCCACTTTGCGCCAGCATCCCGGACACGTAGCCTCGCTCCGCAAAGGCAAAGGGACCGGGCGCTCGCGGATCGCTGTCTTCGGGTGGCTCGGGCAGGAGGCGGCCCACCTCGGTAAAGAGGGGATTCTCATCCCTCGCACGGAAACAGGAGAACAGCAGTGCCGCGTGCGGGTGCGCCTCACTCGCAAGGTGGGTGAAGGCGTGTGTCGGGTCATCGAAGAACATGACACCGTGGCGCGAGATGAGGAGATCGGGCGGCAGGGACGCCTCGTGGTTCGCGGCATCGGCCCGTTCGAAGACGAGGTTGGCCAGGTTCGCGCTACGATCCCGCGCGGTGGCGATGAGATCGGGGGAGATGTCGACACCGGTCACCTGCGCGGCGGGATGCGAGCGCGCTATGGCAAGAGCAAGCTCTCCTGCTCCGCAGCCGATATCGAGCACGTTCGCGAACGCGAGAGGCCGCACTTCCGACAGCAGTCGTTCCGTCAGCTGGGTGAAGCTGCGATCGGTGCGTCGGTATTCGGCCGCCCAGCTTTCGCCGGCTCGGCCCTGCCATTCACTCGTATCGGTCACGTTACTCCCCTGCTCGTTTCGAGGGCGGGTAGCAGCACAGCGTTACCGAACCGGTAAAACGCGAAGAAGCCGGCGGTGAGGGCCATTTCTGGCCATCGTCGCCGGCTCCGGTTTCGCAAGGTGTGACAGGTGTTACACTGTCCTGGAGCACAAAGTCCTGCCCCTACCCACCTTCTTGAGGATCACTCGTCGGGCTCCGCGTCCGGGCCTTTCATCATGTCCTCGGCGACCTCGTCGGTTTTGCCGCGGATCGCGGCTTCCAACTTGGCGCACATTTCGGGATTTTCTTTCAGGAAGGTCTTGGCGTTCTCACGGCCCTGGCCGATCCGCACGCTGTCATAGCTGAACCAGGAACCGGACTTCTCCACCAGCCCGGCCTTCACGCCGAGATCGAGGATTTCGCCGATCTTGGAGATGCCTTCGCCATACATGATGTCGAATTCGACCTGCTTGAAAGGCGGGGCCACCTTGTTCTTCACGACCTTCACGCGGGTGGAGTTGCCGACAACTTCGTCGCGATCCTTGATCTGGCCGGTGCGGCGGATGTCCAAGCGGACCGACGCGTAGAATTTCAACGCGTTGCCGCCCGTCGTGGTTTCGGGATTGCCGTACATCACGCCGATCTTCATGCGCAGCTGGTTGATGAAGATCACCATGCATTTGGAGCGGTTGATCGACCCGGTCAGCTTGCGCAGGGACTGCGACATGAGACGCGCCTGCAGGCCGACATGGCTGTCGCCCATCTCGCCTTCGATTTCCGCGCGAGGGACCAGCGCGGCGACCGAATCGACCACCAGCACGTCCACCGCGTTGGAGCGGACCAGCGTATCGGTGATTTCGAGCGCCTGCTCACCCGTGTCGGGCTGCGAAATGATCAGCTCGTCGATGTCGACGCCGAGCTTTGTCGCATAGACCGGGTCCAGCGCATGTTCGGCATCGATGAAGGCAACGGTGCCGCCGGCCTTCTGCGCTTCGGCGAGGACGTGCAGCGCCAGCGTCGTCTTGCCCGAGCTTTCCGGGCCGTACACCTCGATCACGCGGCCTTTCGGAAGGCCGCCAATGCCGAGCGCGATATCAAGGCCGAGCGAGCCGGTGGAAATCGCTTCCACATTCATGGCTTCGCGGCTGCCCAGCTTCATGGCCGACCCCTTGCCGAAGGCACGATCGATCTGGGAGAGTGCGGCATCGAGTGCCTTTTGACGGTCCACGTTGGATTCCTTTTCCACCAATTTCAGATTTGCACTCGCCATGACATGGCCTCCGTCAGCTTACTAGGGTCGCGTTCAACTCTTCAACTGACACGGCATGTACCCACTTTGTTCCGTAAGAACAAGTGCGGAACAAAATTTTTGTTGGAAACGGTTCGATGCAAGGCCCGCGGCGGGTCGTCGCGGCCTATTCGATCTCCTGCGCTTCCCAGCGCAGGCTGCGAGAGGAATTGCCGCGTACGGTGAATTCCAGCACGCGCTCGCCATCCTTCAGGGTCTGCCGCACACCGCGCAGGTTCCATGCGCCCGGCGATCCCAACAGCAGCCGCACCCGCACCGATTCGGGATTGGCGTTCGTGACGACGGCTTCGATCTTCTCCCAGCCTCCGTCGATATCCTCATGATCGTCGCGCAACGCACAGGAGAGAAAGACCTGCGAGCTGTCCCCGAGATCGAAATCCACATCCCGGCCCACGGGATAATCGCGCAGGAAATCCTCCGCCACCAGCAGGTCACCGAAGGAACTCGGTTCGAACACGGCGATCGATCCGGCCGGCAACGCCATGCCGAGCCCACGCTCCTCTTCGTTCTCGGTTTCCAGCGTGACATTCATGGGGACGAAGCGGTCGTCCGCATCCAAGGGCTCACACGGCGCCTCGTAGAAAAATTTGCCCTCAACATCGTCCTCGCGCAGGAAAGCGATCTGTTTCAGGCCCTGCGCGTTGACGTCGACCGGTACCGGCACACGGTAGAGCTTGAGATCCCCCAGTTGCTCTTCCTCGGCTATGACGGCGACCGGCGACACGGACTCCATAGTCAATGGCGCAGCAACGCGGCTGCCGGTCACGACGATCATCCCGTCGGAAGCCATGGGCGGCGGCAGAGGCGGCGGTGGCCCGTACATCACCACCGGCGAACCCGCAGCCGTGCTGCCGCGCGGCCAGCATGTCAGCCGCAATGGGCGCGCAAGCGGCGGGCTGGAAAGTCGGTCGAAATCGCTGACGATATTGAGCGTCCCCGCAACCGCCATCAACTCGGCATTCTCGAAGGTCTGGCCGTTATCGTTGAGGACGGTCAGCCAGCTTGTGAGGCCGAAGCGCACGTCGTCGGCATCGCGCCCCTCATCCAGCGTGGCGACGTAATTGGCTTCCCAGTCGAAGCCCCAGGAAAGGTACGAAAGCGTCACCTCATATGTGCCACCCGCCTCGCTGGCCGTGTCGATCGTGAAGACGGGCTGCGCGGAAAGGCCGCCAGGCACGCTGTCGAAAGTCAGCCGCTCGGGCAGGCCGGAACAGCGCACCGCTTCATACCCTTGCGCGGTTTGCAGCACGAGCCCGCCATCGGCCCGGGTGCGCACGATGGCATCTTCGCTCGCCGCCTCGCCAGTGGCGGGATTGGTGCGGGTTATGGTGACGCGATTGCCGAGCGTGCCATCCACCAGCGATGCCGGGCTGAGCAGATCGGCATTGCGGTTCTTTTCGATCGTGCCGCCAGGCAGGCCGGTGACGATGGCGCTGACCGCAACCATGCCTTCCGCCACGCCCTCGAAACGGATGGTCGAACGGCCGGGCGGCAGAGTGACGGTGCGAGTCTCCGATATCATGCCGAAGCCGCGGGGATTATCGCGGTCGATCTCACCGCCCAGCATGCGGCCCGGATCGCGATAGATGGTGACGGCGATATCGGTCGGCTCGGATGCGTCGACGACGGCGCGCTCCTGCGCGGTGGCGGGCGTCGTGACGCATGGCGCCGCCGCAAGGGCGAGCGCTAGAGCCAACCAGGGGCGGTCCGGACGCACCGCGCCTTCCCTACCACCGCGTCTCATAAGTGACGCGGACCTCTCGCTCGCCATTGGCGGGCACGGTGACGCGGTAGAGACGCTCGCCGAAATTGATCTGCTCGCCTTCGACGTCTTCGGAAACGACGCGGTAGTCGAGCCCCCACCAATAGCGATCGAGTCCTTCCTGCGTCAGCTCCACGACGACAGGCTCCGGCTTCGCATTGGTAAAGGTGTAGCGCATGGTGGTGCGGTAGAAGTCGACCGAGTAATCCTCACGGATCTCCCGCACCAATTCGTCGTCCTCGTATACGCGGTAACGACGGCTCTGGCGCCATTGCTGACCGGAAATGCGTTCGCGATTTTCGACTTCGGCCTGCACGAACACATCGAAGGCATCGCCGGTGCGCAGGCTCAGCGTGCTGCCCATCGGCGTGTGGCCGATGCCGTTTTCGCCGATGAATTGCGGATTGCCCTGCACGTCCCGCTGGTAAAAGCGCACCGTACCGGCGGGCAGCGCATCGCCGAGGCCGCCCTCGGCGCTCGAATTGAAGCTGATCGCGGTGCTTGCCGCGCGCGGCGCATCGTCGCTGTCGAAGCGAGCGACGTCGATCGTGTAGACCTTGCGCGCCGGAACGGCCTGCACGTCGAGGAAACTCACCTGCTTGGTCTGCGCATCGGCAATCGTCGTGCGCCCGTCGATGGGATAGAGGTAGAAATCGCCGAGCCGCTCCCGGTCCGCGGTTTGCGTGCCGACCTGCTGCAGATCGCGGCGCGGCGGCGCGTAGCCCTGGTTGCCGCTCGCCGGGTTCCCGGCGACCAGCAGCGTATCGGCATCGTGGAAGGTGGTGCCGGTGTTGTTGGTCAGCGTCACCCAGCCCTGCATGTCCACCGTACCGCGCGCTTCGTCGAACAGGGCGACATAGTCGGACGACCAGCCGAGGCCGGGCGTGAGGTAGCGGATGGAAGCGGGGCGCGTGCCGCCGCGATTGCTGTTCAGCGTGACCGAGAGCGTGGGGCGCGCGCGCAGGTTGGGCGGCACCTCGTCGAATACCACACGCACCGGGAGGCCGTCATCGCGCAGAACTTCGATCCGGTCGCCGATCCGCACCACCACGCCGCCTGCGGTGGAGAGCACTTCCGCCTGCTCGCGCATTTCGAGCCCGGTCGCGGGATTGGTGCGGACGAGCGTGACGGTCTGGCCGATGGCCTTTTCCATCAGCTTTTGCGGGGTCAGCAGGTCGAAATCGAAATTCTGCTCGACGATGGCGGTGCCATCGGCATTGAAGCTGACGGTCTGCGGGCGGATCTGCGCGGAAACATCGGGGAATTCGATCCGCGTCTGCCCGCGCGGAATATTCAATTGCCGCACATCCTGCACCAGCGCCTGGTTGTTCTGGTATATGGTGACGGAGACATCGCCCTGCGCGGTCTCCTCCCCGCTTACCGGCGTCTGCTGCGCGGCGGCGGGCGATGCGACGGCAATGGCGAACAAGCTCGCGGCGAGAATACGTGATGTCATGTGGAGCCCCCTTACGATTTGGCCTTGAGCATCGCCCGGCGGCCTTTATCGGCGCTGAACGCGCATCCGGCCGTCAGCTGGCGCGTATCGCCTTGCGCAATACGCCGCCCACCTTTTCGCCGATCTGCTTCACGCTGAAAGGCTTGGCGATGAAGTGCATGTGCTCGATATCGATTTCGCCGCGCAGCTGCTCCTCGGCGTAACCGGACATGAAAAGGACCGGCAGGTTGGGCCGCGCCTTGCGGATTTCCTTCGCCATGGCCGGGCCGTCCATGCTCGGCATGACGACGTCGGTGACGACGATATCGAACTCGTCGGGGTTTTTCCTGAAGGCGTCGAGGCCCTCGTCCCCGTCGCTGGCGGTGACGATGGAATAGCCCTGCCGCGCCAGCGCCCGCTCGGCCACGGCGCGAACCATGTCCTCGTCCTCCACCAGCAGGATGCATCCGCCACCGGAAAATTCGCGCGTGGTCTCCTCGACCGCAGCCTGCTTCGCCTCTTCCTCCGTCACGTGATGGACCGGCAGGTAGATGGTGAAGCGCGCGCCCTTCACCTTGCCGTCCGGCCCCTTGGCATTGCTGGCGAAGATGAACCCGCCCGACTGCTTGACGATGCCGTAGACGGTCGAGAGGCCGAGGCCGGTGCCCTTGCCCTGCTCCTTCGTGGTGAAGAACGGCTCGAACAGCTTGCCCATGATGTCGGGCGGGATGCCGCCGCCCGTGTCCTCGGCGATGAGCACGGTGTAATCGCCCGCCGGAATGATCTCGCTGCCCATGCGGCGGATATCCTTCGCCTCCACCCGTCGCGTGGCGAAGGCGAGCGTGCCCGTCGCTGTCTCTCCGCCGCCATCGCTCTGGATCGCATCGCGCGCGTTGACGGCGAGGTTGATGATGACCTGCTCCAGCTGGCGCGGATCGGCGCGAACCGCGCCAAGATCGCGGTCATGCCGCACCTTCAGCGTAATCTTCGCGCCGAGCAGCCGCTTCAGCAGCTGGCTGACTTCGGACAGGATATCGGGCAGCTGGATCGTCTCTGGTTGCAAGGTCTGCTGGCGGCTGAAGGCGAGCAGCTGCCGCGTCAGGCTGGCGGCGCGATTGGAATTGGCCTTGATCTGCTGGATGTCGTCGTAATCGCTGTCGCCCGGCGTGTGGCGCAGCAGCATGAGGTCGCAATAGCCGATGATGGCGGTCAGCACGTTGTTGAAATCATGCGCCACGCCGCCTGCAAGCTGGCCGACGGCCTGCATTTTGGTGGCCTGCGCCACTTGCCGCTTCAGCCGCGCTTCCTCGGTCGTGTCGGCCAGGCTGAGCAACACCGCCGCCTCACCCAACCCGCGCACGCCAGCCAAGCCCATGCTGACAGGATCGTCCGGCTCGCTGCGAAGGCGTATCGCGATGTCCCCGCTGGAGGCCGGCCCCTGCCCGTGCCGGCGCACTGCATCGGACATGGCGGATTTGTCGCGCGGAACAACGATATCGCTGGGATAGGGTGGCAGATCGTCCTTGCCGATGCCTGCCGCGCGCCGGAAAGCCGGATTGGCAAACAGGAAATGTCCGTCCCGGTCGGTCGTAGCAAGACCCAGCGGCAACTGTTCGAGCAGTGCCTGCAATTGCGCCGCCTGGCCCTTCGTTTCACCGACCGCACCGCCGATACCGATACCGGCGTCGATCAGCAGCATCAGCGAGGGCGCCTCGGCCGCGGCCCGTCCGGGCACGCTTTCGCGCGCGGCCTCCTCCGGATCGGCGAGCGGCACCTGCACCAGCGTCTGCGGACTACCCTTGCGCCCTTCGCGGGCGAAGAAGATCCGCTCCCGGTCGTCCGAACGCAGCAGCTGCACGAATTCCTGCCCCGCCATGCGCGCCGCTTCATCACCGAAGGCACGGCGCGCGAGTGCGGGGTTCGCCGCGCGGATCGTGCCATCGGGTGAGACCAGCGCAACGGCAATGCCCGCCGCGCCGAGCACGCGTCCGAACAAGCCCGTCATATGCTTGCCGATGGCGGCGATCGGCTCCGTCCGGACGATCGGCCGGAAACGCCAGATCAGGTAATCGTCCGCCCTACCCGCGCGAACAGCGCTGGCGGACCAGCTGTGCTCTTCATCGGCGACGGTGACAGGCTCACCCTTGCCATCGCGCCAAGCGGCGTGGGCCAGCCGGGCCAGCAGGTCCGCGCTCGCCCCATCGACGGGAAGTCGGGGCGGGCCATTGCTCGATCCGAACCACAATTCAAAGGCGGCATTCGCGCAGACCAGCCGATTGGCACGATCCGTGATAGCCACGGCCAGGTCGGACTGCTCGATCGCGGCAACGGTAACGGCCCAGTCGGGCGCATCGGCTCCGGAAATCGTCGGCGCAGCGGCGGGGGACCGAGCGGCGATGAAGGCGATCAGGCCCAGCACTGTCAGCCCGCCGACAAAGGCGAAGGTGACGGTTGTGCTTTCGGCGGCATATTGCACCAGCGCGACGCTGGCGAGCACGGCTGCGGCGACAGCAAGCGCGTCGACCAGCTTTCGCGATGGCTCCGCTTCCGTCAATTTCAGCCGCGGCTGTTTCATTCGGCGGTACGTATCACCTGGCGGCGGCCCGGTCGCCTGCCCCAACGGCGCGCGACCACGAATCTCCACAGGAAGCTGGAGACGAGATAGCCGAGCGCGGCCGTAACGACGCTCAGCACCACGAAGCCGAAAGCAGTGACGCCTGCGGTCTGCAGCCACCAGCCGAATTCTGTCCACCAGCCCTGTTCCAGCGCGGCCTTGGCGCTTCCCATCGTATCCGGATCGACTTTCAGCGTGAAGCGTCCCACGCGGTTCGCAACCACGAGCCAGAACGGCACGGTGAAGGGATTGGTGACGAAGGTTATGGCCGCGGCAACGGGCACATTCGCCCGCGCCGGAAGGGCGAGGAATGCGGCGAGGAAAATCTGTCCGAGCGGGATGATGAAGGCGGCAAACAGGCCAAGCGCGGCACCACGCGGAACGGAGCGGCGGGTAAAGCGCCAGAGCTCGGAACGACCGAAGCGGTGGGCAATCGGCGCAAGCCAGCGATTGCGGGCCATTTCTTCCCGCTTGGG contains:
- a CDS encoding cation:proton antiporter, coding for MHHAEISPLMMDALVILGAAGIVIPLFARFRVTPIIGFILVGLLVGPYGLGRMTFEYEWLSYITITDPERLEPFAEFGIVLLLFAIGLELSFNRLWQLRKLVFGLGALELLVIGALLAAFLSMLGQFWTGALGLGLALAFSSTALVLPISGTNTPVGRAALSMLLFEDIMIVPVIFLLGALAPNTGGDGWSGLLDTLWKGGLVVAIMMVAGRFLLPRLFAQAARTKSPELFLAASLLVVIGASLATAIVGLSPIVGALIAGLLIAETEYHTEVEGIMEPFKGLALGVFLITIGMGIDIETIWDNLWMIASAVIGVLTLKAVVTGVLLRLMGARPATATETGILMASPSETSLIVLAAAASAMLIQPGTAQFWQIVTAIGLTVTPLLAMLGKRVARSVDPAPTLDELGGDENAPRVVIVGLGRVGRLVAQMLQKHDRAYVAIDSDPDLIEQARREGYYAVFGNALREDALDKLGLDRAPAVILTMDEHVLAQRMVRKLRAAHPELPIIARARDSFHAAELYRSGASTAVPETLESSLQLSEAALVDIGVPMGPVIASIHEKRDEFRDQIREEGALEHKPKLRTSTAES
- the alaS gene encoding alanine--tRNA ligase; protein product: MHSTNDIRRAFLGYFDAADHEVVPSAPLVPYNDPSLMFVNAGMVPFKNVFTGVETPPAQRATSSQKCVRAGGKHNDLDNVGYTARHLTFFEMLGNFSFGDYFKERAIELAWGLVTKEMGLAKDRLIVTVYHTDDEASDLWRKIAGLPEDRIIRIATKDNFWAMGSDGPCGPCSEIFWDHGPDVPGGPPGSPDEDGDRFVEIWNLVFMQHMQEADEITGDLPRPSIDTGMGLERMATVLQGVHNVFETDMFKTLIEASEEFAGAPIADGTIASHRVIADHLRSTSFLIADGVLPSNEGRGYVLRRIMRRAMRHAHLLGASEPLMHRLVPTLVGEMGQAYPDLSRAQPLITEVLEREESRFRQTLEKGLRLLDDASADLGEGDELSGETAFKLYDTYGFPYDLTEDALRDRNVGVDREGFDAAMEQQKAAARAAWKGSGGAADQELWFDIAEREGASEFTGYAATEGEGRVVALVIDGKEVQSADAGQDVIVLTNQTPFYGESGGQMGDIGVITGDNRLEMTVSDASKPLGRLHAHHGTIASGRIAVGDTVHLAIDAARRDAIRANHSATHLVHAALRNHLGDHVTQKGSLVAEDRLRFDFSHPKPLTPSEIASIEAEVNAEIRSNDEVVTRLMSPDDAIEAGAMALFGEKYGDEVRVLSIGSATSGREGRTYSVELCGGTHVRATGDIGLFRIIGESAVSSGVRRIEALTGEAAREWVVRREEALKSVAATLKTSPDEVEARVAALVDERKRLERELADAKKQLALGGGTSASGEQAIEDVGGVAFSGQVLEGMNPKELRGLLDGAKARLGSGVAAIVAVNEGKAAVAVGVTDDLKDRFSAVDLVRKGVEAVGGKGGGGRPDMAQGGGPDGDKADDAIAAIRKALASVNA
- a CDS encoding class I SAM-dependent methyltransferase, yielding MTDTSEWQGRAGESWAAEYRRTDRSFTQLTERLLSEVRPLAFANVLDIGCGAGELALAIARSHPAAQVTGVDISPDLIATARDRSANLANLVFERADAANHEASLPPDLLISRHGVMFFDDPTHAFTHLASEAHPHAALLFSCFRARDENPLFTEVGRLLPEPPEDSDPRAPGPFAFAERGYVSGMLAQSGWGDVRLEPFDFPMIVGTGENAVEDAVCYFTRIGPAAKAAAQMDAAAHARFRDRALNLAERYCYDGIVALPAAAWIVSARKI
- the recA gene encoding recombinase RecA, with product MASANLKLVEKESNVDRQKALDAALSQIDRAFGKGSAMKLGSREAMNVEAISTGSLGLDIALGIGGLPKGRVIEVYGPESSGKTTLALHVLAEAQKAGGTVAFIDAEHALDPVYATKLGVDIDELIISQPDTGEQALEITDTLVRSNAVDVLVVDSVAALVPRAEIEGEMGDSHVGLQARLMSQSLRKLTGSINRSKCMVIFINQLRMKIGVMYGNPETTTGGNALKFYASVRLDIRRTGQIKDRDEVVGNSTRVKVVKNKVAPPFKQVEFDIMYGEGISKIGEILDLGVKAGLVEKSGSWFSYDSVRIGQGRENAKTFLKENPEMCAKLEAAIRGKTDEVAEDMMKGPDAEPDE
- a CDS encoding DUF4139 domain-containing protein; the encoded protein is MRPDRPWLALALALAAAPCVTTPATAQERAVVDASEPTDIAVTIYRDPGRMLGGEIDRDNPRGFGMISETRTVTLPPGRSTIRFEGVAEGMVAVSAIVTGLPGGTIEKNRNADLLSPASLVDGTLGNRVTITRTNPATGEAASEDAIVRTRADGGLVLQTAQGYEAVRCSGLPERLTFDSVPGGLSAQPVFTIDTASEAGGTYEVTLSYLSWGFDWEANYVATLDEGRDADDVRFGLTSWLTVLNDNGQTFENAELMAVAGTLNIVSDFDRLSSPPLARPLRLTCWPRGSTAAGSPVVMYGPPPPLPPPMASDGMIVVTGSRVAAPLTMESVSPVAVIAEEEQLGDLKLYRVPVPVDVNAQGLKQIAFLREDDVEGKFFYEAPCEPLDADDRFVPMNVTLETENEEERGLGMALPAGSIAVFEPSSFGDLLVAEDFLRDYPVGRDVDFDLGDSSQVFLSCALRDDHEDIDGGWEKIEAVVTNANPESVRVRLLLGSPGAWNLRGVRQTLKDGERVLEFTVRGNSSRSLRWEAQEIE
- a CDS encoding DUF4139 domain-containing protein yields the protein MTSRILAASLFAIAVASPAAAQQTPVSGEETAQGDVSVTIYQNNQALVQDVRQLNIPRGQTRIEFPDVSAQIRPQTVSFNADGTAIVEQNFDFDLLTPQKLMEKAIGQTVTLVRTNPATGLEMREQAEVLSTAGGVVVRIGDRIEVLRDDGLPVRVVFDEVPPNLRARPTLSVTLNSNRGGTRPASIRYLTPGLGWSSDYVALFDEARGTVDMQGWVTLTNNTGTTFHDADTLLVAGNPASGNQGYAPPRRDLQQVGTQTADRERLGDFYLYPIDGRTTIADAQTKQVSFLDVQAVPARKVYTIDVARFDSDDAPRAASTAISFNSSAEGGLGDALPAGTVRFYQRDVQGNPQFIGENGIGHTPMGSTLSLRTGDAFDVFVQAEVENRERISGQQWRQSRRYRVYEDDELVREIREDYSVDFYRTTMRYTFTNAKPEPVVVELTQEGLDRYWWGLDYRVVSEDVEGEQINFGERLYRVTVPANGEREVRVTYETRW